One segment of Deltaproteobacteria bacterium DNA contains the following:
- the lpdA gene encoding dihydrolipoyl dehydrogenase produces the protein MSYDLIVVGAGPGGYVAAIRARQYGAERVAVVEKGHAGGTCLNVGCIPSKALIASATRLEAVRHAATFGVQGVDPAALGINVAALMERKNKIVTMLRGGVEQLLKGHGVELIRGTASIPAAGQVVVNGDTLAAKNIIIATGSTWRTLPGLPIDGTTVVVSDHMLEWQHVPARLLIIGGGIIGCEFASMMQSFGAAVTLVEATESLLPGEDLVIGRTLARSFAKRGITVHTGTTVEQLETTNGAAATLANGTRVEADRVLVSVGRKPYTEGLGAEALGLLNERGFIPVDAGMQTTVPGIYAIGDVVGGMMLAHVASAEAEVAVKNCLGGHVTMDYHAVPRPVFTTPEVCAVGETEKGLQAAGVRYKTGRFTYAAVGKALCAGETDGAAQVYTDENGVLLGGHVIGAEATDLGQQLCLAIQQRLSVEDVAHTIFSHPTLSEVVKEAVEDAAGFAVHKVGPKRP, from the coding sequence ATGAGCTATGATCTGATTGTGGTGGGCGCGGGTCCGGGGGGCTATGTGGCAGCCATTCGGGCACGGCAGTATGGGGCGGAACGCGTGGCGGTAGTCGAAAAGGGCCACGCCGGCGGGACGTGTCTGAATGTCGGCTGCATTCCGAGCAAGGCCTTGATTGCCAGTGCGACGCGGCTCGAAGCGGTGCGACATGCGGCGACATTCGGCGTGCAAGGGGTCGATCCGGCCGCGCTCGGCATCAACGTGGCCGCGCTGATGGAACGGAAAAACAAGATCGTCACGATGTTGCGCGGGGGCGTGGAGCAGCTGTTAAAAGGGCACGGCGTCGAACTGATTCGCGGCACGGCCAGCATCCCTGCAGCGGGTCAAGTGGTCGTCAACGGCGACACGTTGGCGGCGAAAAATATCATCATTGCCACCGGCTCGACGTGGCGCACGCTGCCGGGATTGCCGATCGACGGCACGACCGTGGTGGTTAGCGATCACATGTTGGAATGGCAACACGTCCCGGCGCGACTCCTGATCATCGGCGGAGGCATTATCGGCTGCGAGTTTGCGAGCATGATGCAATCGTTCGGCGCCGCAGTGACACTGGTCGAAGCGACGGAAAGTCTGCTGCCCGGCGAAGACTTAGTCATCGGCCGCACGTTGGCGCGCAGCTTCGCCAAGCGCGGTATTACGGTGCACACCGGCACCACGGTCGAGCAGCTGGAGACGACCAATGGCGCAGCCGCCACGTTGGCGAATGGGACGCGTGTCGAGGCAGATCGCGTGTTGGTGTCGGTGGGACGCAAACCATACACCGAAGGGCTCGGCGCCGAGGCGTTAGGCTTGCTGAATGAACGCGGCTTCATTCCGGTCGATGCCGGGATGCAAACCACCGTGCCGGGCATCTACGCCATCGGCGACGTCGTCGGCGGGATGATGCTGGCGCACGTCGCATCGGCGGAGGCCGAAGTGGCGGTCAAGAATTGTTTGGGCGGTCACGTCACGATGGATTATCACGCCGTCCCGCGTCCCGTGTTTACGACGCCGGAAGTCTGCGCGGTGGGCGAAACGGAAAAAGGCCTACAAGCCGCCGGCGTGCGCTACAAAACCGGCCGCTTTACCTATGCCGCGGTCGGCAAGGCCCTGTGCGCCGGTGAAACCGACGGCGCGGCCCAAGTCTACACCGATGAAAATGGCGTGCTGCTCGGCGGCCATGTGATCGGTGCGGAGGCCACGGATCTCGGACAGCAACTCTGTCTCGCGATCCAGCAGCGCCTGAGCGTCGAAGACGTCGCCCACACCATTTTCTCCCACCCCACCTTGAGCGAAGTGGTAAAAGAAGCCGTCGAAGATGCGGCAGGGTTTGCCGTGCATAAAGTGGGGCCGAAACGCCCCTAA